A stretch of the Thermoanaerobaculia bacterium genome encodes the following:
- a CDS encoding 3-isopropylmalate dehydratase small subunit, producing MKSEGTAFCYGNDVNTDVIFAGKYTYTVNSPEEMAKHALEDLDPEFVTRVKPGDVIVAGTNFGCGSSREQAVVCLKASGISAIIARSFARIYYRNCINQGLPALILPEAVDAIRPGDRVSVDLARGVVETANQTFTFPPYPPEIQVILEAGGIIPYIKSQLKG from the coding sequence ATGAAATCTGAGGGAACAGCGTTCTGCTACGGAAACGACGTCAATACCGACGTTATCTTTGCCGGTAAATATACCTATACAGTGAACAGTCCTGAAGAGATGGCCAAGCATGCCCTGGAAGATCTCGACCCCGAATTTGTCACCCGGGTAAAGCCCGGTGATGTAATTGTAGCGGGCACCAATTTTGGATGCGGATCATCAAGGGAACAGGCTGTCGTTTGTTTGAAGGCATCCGGTATTTCAGCAATTATTGCGCGATCCTTCGCTCGGATCTATTATCGCAACTGTATCAACCAGGGTCTTCCCGCCCTGATTCTGCCGGAAGCCGTCGATGCGATTCGGCCGGGAGACCGGGTGTCCGTGGATCTGGCAAGGGGTGTTGTGGAGACGGCGAATCAAACCTTCACCTTTCCGCCTTATCCTCCTGAGATTCAGGTCATTCTTGAGGCAGGC